DNA from Fibrobacter sp. UWB15:
TTCGCTCCCAATCGACCAATGCGATATGAATTGTAAAGGGATAGGTTCTTATGCAATCCAAAAGAATCTCCGCGAGAATACACCGACGAGGCTGTCTCTTTGTTTTTATCAACAAACCAGACAACGCCTCTGTTTTCATTAATCAAATCTTGAGACAAGAGCGTCGTTTCCTGACTCGTGATAATCAATTGCGATTTATCCGAATTAAAAATGAAAACATTAAGATAATAATACAACAAGTCATTGTGTAGATCCTCTCCTAATTCATCAAGGTAGTACACATGAGAAGCGGTAATCATATCATATAGAGCATCTAGAATGCGTATGTATTTTTGGGTTCCTTTTGACTGCCTATCGAGAGAAATATCAAAATCGCCATCGTCAGAATGATTGACAAATGCCACAGAATCGACTGTTGGCTTAAGCAATTCATCCTTCATTTTTTGGGGAAAGTTTTCCCTTTGAAAGTATTCTCGATATTCTGCAGGCATTAAATTATCTTCCACAACAGGCCGATACTCCACTATGTTTAAATCTGCCTTTTGTAGCATAGTGTTATAGAACTTACGTTTCCTTGGATTATTATAAGCCTCGGTTAGGATTTCAACAACACCCTTTTCACCATCACCATCGACATCATGATAGTTGTCCATAATCCAACGATGGAGCGCATTGAAGGGGGCTATATCCTCTTTCAGCGCCGCTTTTCTACAAACAGATAAGACACTATGGTTGTTCAACGTGTTCTCGCGAATACTTTCTTGGGTCTTAATCTGTAGTTTAAGGCTTGTGCCAAACTTTACATCCGCCTGAATGTTTTCGCCAACAAATGAACGTTCATAGAATAATGATTTTGACTTGTTGGGGTAATAATATAAAGCCTCAGTCAAAATGTATTTCTCATTGAACTTTACATCATAATCATATCTAATACCATTAGCATAGAATGACACATGCATCTCTATGGGTTCATTTTTTGTGAGAGCAAATGGAATGCTTCCGTAAATATTCTTGCTTGCATCTGATTTCGGCAAAACCAATATGCGAAACACTTCATTCAATGCAACAAGCATATTCGATTTTCCAGAAGCATTCGAACCATAAAGGATACCCAATTTATACAAGAAAACACCATCGACAACTTCTGTAACAAGCTCCGACGAGGGCCCCTTAGCTAAGAAACTTAATTCTTGCTTGTCGCGAATGGAAAGGTAATTCTTTACCCAAAAATTTCTTATCATGGACGAACCTTTCTGTATAAAATTTGTAGTTATGCTACAAAAATATACAAAAAATCCACCTAAAACAAAAATATTTTACAACAAATCGTAGAATTTCTACATTTTTTTACTATCTTTGTAAGAGAAAAGGGCTCCGCCCGGCAAGGCGAAGCCCGATTCAAAGGACCGAATGGTTCGGCTCCATTTGAGTATTAGGAACCCAAATATAGCCGAAATCCTCCAATTTGTCCAGAGACAATCCATTCTAGTCTCTTTAACACACCTTTTTCGGTCCACTAGACCTGCACTTCAAGATGGCCGAACCAGCAAAACTACGAAAAGCATAGCTGGTAGTGCCCTTTCGCAAAGAGAGCCAAGACGCAAATAACCAAGCAACTTCAAACCAACGAAAGGACCACCGAAAGGTGGTCCTTTTGTCTAGTTATGAACAATCCTAATTATGGGGAAACTTACAGTCGATCTTCACCTAAAAACCACAAAAACAGGGTCTTCGCCCCTCTTTTGAACTTTTTGCCCCTCCTCCCCCGCTCTCGGGGCAAAAACCGCCCACTAGCACCCAATCGCACTATATTCAAATCCAGCTTCGGCGAGTTCTTGGGGGTCGTAGATGTTGCGACCGTCGATGATGAGGGCCTTCACATTCTCGGGCCATTTAGACTGATGCGGGTCGCGAGCATGGAGTTCGCGGCATACTTGATCATCTCGGCGCTCGGGATGTCGGTGAAAATCACGCGGAAGTTGTTGAGCATCATCGGGCGGTAGACTGAACTTACGGGCGTTCCCTGCTGCGCAGGGTCGGGCTCTCGCGGCATAAAATTGCGGCATTACTCCGCAATTTTTCCGCCTAGAGGGCCGAGCGCGGGACACCAGCGGCCCTCCCGGCCCTTCGGGCTTCGATCCCTAACGCAGGATGCGGGAGACAAGATGTCCGCCGA
Protein-coding regions in this window:
- a CDS encoding ATP/GTP-binding protein, yielding MIRNFWVKNYLSIRDKQELSFLAKGPSSELVTEVVDGVFLYKLGILYGSNASGKSNMLVALNEVFRILVLPKSDASKNIYGSIPFALTKNEPIEMHVSFYANGIRYDYDVKFNEKYILTEALYYYPNKSKSLFYERSFVGENIQADVKFGTSLKLQIKTQESIRENTLNNHSVLSVCRKAALKEDIAPFNALHRWIMDNYHDVDGDGEKGVVEILTEAYNNPRKRKFYNTMLQKADLNIVEYRPVVEDNLMPAEYREYFQRENFPQKMKDELLKPTVDSVAFVNHSDDGDFDISLDRQSKGTQKYIRILDALYDMITASHVYYLDELGEDLHNDLLYYYLNVFIFNSDKSQLIITSQETTLLSQDLINENRGVVWFVDKNKETASSVYSRGDSFGLHKNLSLYNSYRIGRLGAKPELGSIFINLDD